A stretch of Telopea speciosissima isolate NSW1024214 ecotype Mountain lineage chromosome 11, Tspe_v1, whole genome shotgun sequence DNA encodes these proteins:
- the LOC122645858 gene encoding aminomethyltransferase, mitochondrial-like has translation MRGGLWQLGQSITRRLGQADKKAVARRCFASESELKKTVLYDFHVANGGKMVPFAGWSMPIQYKDSIMDSTLNCRENGSLFDVSHMCGLSLKGKDCIPFLEKLVIADVAGLAPGTGTLTVFTNEQGGAIDDSVVTKVKDDHIYLVVNAGCRDKDLAHIEEHMKAFKAKGGEVSWHIHDERSLLALQGPLAAPVLQHLTKDDLNKVYFGEFQMLDINGVHCFLTRTGYTGEDGFEISVPSEHAVDLAKAILEKSEGKIRLTGLGARDSLRLEAGLCLYGNDMEQHITPVEAGLSWAIGKRRRAEGGFLGADVILKQLEEGPTIRRVGLVSPGPPPRSHSEIVNDKGEGLGEVTSGGFSPCLKKNVAMGYVKSGSHKPGTKVKIVIRGKSYDGAVTKMSFVPTKYYKPPSPPK, from the exons ATGAGAGGAGGCCTATGGCAACTTGGGCAATCCATCACACGCCGCCTTGGTCAGGCCGATAAAAAGGCTGTAGCACGTCGATGTTTTGCTTCTGAATCTGAGCTCAAGAAAACTGTTCTGTACGACTTCCATGTCGCCAATGGTGGGAAGATGGTGCCCTTTGCCGGATGGAGCATGCCAATCCAGTATAAGGACTCAATTATGGACTCCACTCTGAATTGCAGGGAGAATGGTAGCCTCTTTGATGTCTCCCACATGTGTGGGCTTAGTCTTAAGGGAAAGGACTGTATACCATTCCTTGAGAAGCTTGTCATTGCTGATGTTGCTGGCCTTGCCCCTGGGACCGGAACTCTCACTGTCTTTACAAATGAGCAAGGAGGGGCAATTGATGATTCGGTGGTCACTAAGGTGAAGGATGATCACATATACCTGGTTGTGAATGCAGGTTGTAGGGATAAGGATCTTGCACACATTGAGGAGCACATGAAGGCATTCAAAGCCAAGGGTGGAGAGGTCTCATGGCATATACATGATGAGAGATCTCTTCTGGCTCTCCAG GGTCCTCTTGCTGCACCAGTTCTTCAGCATTTGACAAAAGATGATTTGAACAAGGTGTACTTTGGGGAATTCCAAATGTTGGATATCAATGGGGTGCACTGCTTTCTCACTAGAACTGG GTATACAGGTGAAGATGGGTTTGAAATTTCTGTACCTTCAGAGCATGCTGTAGATCTTGCAAAGGCAATCTTGGAGAAATCTGAAGGAAAAATAAGGTTAACAGGGTTAGGTGCTCGGGACAGTCTGCGGCTTGAAGCTGGTCTATGTTTATATGGAAATGATATGGAACAGCATATAACACCTGTAGAAGCAGGACTTTCATGGGCCatagggaaaagaagaagagcagaaGGTGGTTTCTTAGGTGCTGATGTGATCCTAAAACAGCTTGAAGAGGGTCCAACAATCAGACGTGTTGGCCTTGTCTCACCAGGCCCTCCTCCAAGGAGCCACAGTGAGATTGTTAATGATAAGGGTGAAGGCCTTGGGGAGGTGACTAGTGGAGGATTCAGTCCATGCCTAAAAAAGAATGTAGCAATGGGGTATGTGAAATCTGGATCACATAAGCCAGGGACTAAAGTTAAGATTGTGATTCGAGGGAAATCTTATGATGGAGCTGTCACTAAAATGTCATTTGTGCCTACAAAGTACTACAAGCCACCTAGCCCGCCAAAATAA
- the LOC122644600 gene encoding pentatricopeptide repeat-containing protein At1g61870, mitochondrial-like gives MASAFRLRLNNLLHHRYFSSILSPDSTPLTSKQKTRAALGLLKSEKNPERILDICRAASLTPEVHLDRVAFSLAVSKLSESKSFEFIRSYLDELKSRPDLQNERFMAHAIVLYGQSGMLDHAIRTFKEMDELGFPRSAKTLNALLFACILAKKYEEVSRIFMEFPKTYGIKPNLYTYNTVIKAFCESGSSSSAYSILAEMDRKGCKPNTITFGILLAGFYKEEKFEDVGKVLELMKKHDIRPSVSTNNVRIESLCKLKKSAEAKALFEGMLSRGMKPNSVTYCHLIHGFCKEGDLEEAKSLFNDMPRTGCVPDSDCYFTLVHYLCQGKDFDAALKVCKESMEKDWVPNFTTMKTLVNGLVSISKVEEARELVGQLKERFAKTADLWTEVEESLPSLGS, from the coding sequence ATGGCCTCTGCATTTCGTTTACGCCTCAACAATTTGCTCCACCATCGTTATTTCTCATCGATCCTTAGCCCGGACTCAACTCCTCTCACCAGCAAACAAAAAACTCGAGCAGCTTTAGGGCTCCTGAAATCTGAGAAAAATCCTGAACGTATACTCGACATATGCCGTGCTGCTTCTCTCACCCCTGAAGTCCACCTTGATCGTGTTGCTTTCTCCCTTGCGGTTTCCAAACTCTCCGAATCTAAATCCTTTGAGTTTATCCGCTCCTATCTTGATGAACTAAAATCCCGCCCTGACCTCCAAAACGAGCGTTTCATGGCCCATGCCATTGTCCTCTACGGCCAATCTGGGATGCTTGATCATGCTATTCGTACCTTCAAGGAAATGGACGAACTGGGTTTCCCTCGCTCAGCCAAAACCCTCAATGCCCTCTTGTTTGCTTGCATTCTCGCAAAAAAGTATGAAGAGGTAAGTCGAATTTTCATGGAATTCCCCAAAACTTATGGAATTAAGCCAAATTTATATACATATAATACCGTTATTAAAGCTTTCTGTGAGTCGGGTTCATCTAGTTCGGCTTACTCGATTTTAGCTGAGATGGATCGGAAAGGTTGTAAGCCGAATACTATTACTTTTGGGATTTTGCTTGCGGGGTTTTATAAAGAGGAGAAGTTTGAAGACGTTGGGAAAGTGTTggaattgatgaagaaacaCGATATTCGTCCTAGTGTTAGTACTAATAATGTTAGGATTGAAAGTCTCTGCAAATTGAAGAAATCTGCTGAGGCTAAGGCGTTGTTTGAAGGTATGTTATCAAGGGGCATGAAGCCTAATTCTGTTACTTATTGCCATCTCATTCATGGGTTTTGTAAGGAGGGGGATTTAGAGGAAGCGAAGAGTCTATTTAATGATATGCCGAGGACGGGGTGTGTCCCAGATAGTGATTGTTACTTTACTTTGGTTCACTACCTCTGCCAAGGCAAGGACTTTGATGCTGCATTAAAGGTGTGTAAAGAAAGCATGGAGAAGGATTGGGTCCCAAACTTCACGACCATGAAGACACTTGTGAATGGGCTTGTGAGCATTTCAAAGGTTGAAGAGGCACGGGAACTTGTTGGCCAATTGAAGGAGAGATTCGCTAAGACTGCTGACTTGTGGACGGAAGTTGAAGAAAGTTTGCCTTCGTTGGGAAGTTAA